A single genomic interval of Camelina sativa cultivar DH55 chromosome 11, Cs, whole genome shotgun sequence harbors:
- the LOC104722194 gene encoding universal stress protein PHOS34, with protein sequence MNPDSDYPHLPNIKIHHPSSPRHSPHHSSSTPSAATPTPTAGARRKIGVAVDLSEESAFAVRWAVDHYIRPGDAVVILHVSPTSVLFGADWGPLPLQTSPPPPPPPSAVDPLAQAKPSQEDFDAFTSSKVADLAKPLKEAGFPHKIHIVKDHDMRERLCLETERLNLSAVIMGSRGFGAEKKGSDGKLGSVSDYCVHHCVCPVVVVRYPDDRDGPSPPGNVGGTREAIVTVKSRRDDDDEDDDAKTSDAAADHHEHIKDE encoded by the exons aTGAATCCAGATTCCGATTACCCTCATCTCCCAAACATCAAGATCCACCACCCTTCATCTCCTCGTCACTCTCCCCACCACTCTTCCTCTACTCCTTCCGCCGCTACTCCCACCCCAACCGCCGGTGCTCGCCGTAAGATCGGTGTCGCCGTTGACCTCTCCGAAGAAAGCGCCTTCGCCGTTCGCTGGGCCGTTGACCATTACATCCGTCCCGGTGACGCCGTCGTCATTCTCCACGTCTCTCCAACCTCCGTTCTCTTCGGCGCCGATTGGGGACCTCTCCCTCTCCAaacctctcctcctcctcctcctcctccttccgcCGTCGATCCCTTAGCTCAGGCGAAACCTAGCCAAGAAGATTTCGACGCTTTCACATCTTCGAAAGTAGCGGATCTAGCGAAGCCGTTGAAAGAAGCTGGGTTCCCTCATAAGATCCATATAGTGAAAGATCACGATATGAGAGAGAGGCTTTGTTTAGAGACTGAGAGGCTTAACCTTAGTGCTGTGATTATGGGAAGCAGAGGTTTTGGTGCTGAGAAGAAGGGAAGTGATGGGAAGCTTGGCTCTGTTAGTGATTATTGTGTTCACcattgtgtttgtcctgttgtTGTGGTTAGATACCCTGATGATCGTGATGGTCCTTCTCCTCCTGGGAACGTTGGTGGTACTAGGGAAGCTATTGTCACTGTTAAATCACGtagggatgatgatgatgaagatgatgacgcTAAGACTTCTGATGCTGCTGCTGATCATCATGAACACATCAAAG ATGAGTAA
- the LOC104722196 gene encoding FK506-binding protein 4-like isoform X3: MNTSKDGDSNATKSQVKEKDEDEEMGSGNDDDFGEMYESAQKLNDLVQSTDFLTKSDLKKFASNPTRSFTRKEEEEEEEEEEEEEEDGEFVSLTDATVSTRDINAKEKDIIKFFKDKCQIKVLVVGVRRNTDDEGELIGYDARIKFPSIEKLKEGLKFNGEIMGEEPLFICRTAGRLHVLCISGFKRRKPEEVVKKQIEEKFKECNLENVILPKNEETGRLLGRFGYIVMEVEGARKAIEMNSTSLGTRTITVEKIDPTSGLKALIRSDH; encoded by the exons ATGAACACATCAAAG GATGGAGACTCTAACGCGACCAAATCTCAGGTTAAG GAaaaggatgaagatgaagaaatgggTTCGGGAAAT gATGATGATTTCGGAGAGATGTACGAGTCTGcacaaaaattaaatgatttagtGCAGTCTACtgattttttaacaaaatcagaTTTGAAGAAATTCGCATCAAACCCAACTCGGTCTTTTACTcgcaaggaagaagaagaagaagaagaagaagaagaagaagaagaagaagatggagaatttGTTTCG cTTACAGATGCAACCGTTAGTACACGAGACATCAATGCTAAAGAAAAAGATAT TATAAAGTTCTTTAAAGATAAATGCCAGATCAAAGTTCTTGTGGTTGGTGTAAGACGTAATACTGACGATGAAGGCGAGTTGATTGGGTATGATGCTCGTATCAAGTTCCCCTCTATTGAAAAGTTAAAAGAAGGCTTAAAGTTTAATGGAGAAATAATGGGCGAAGAGCCTTTGTTCATATGTAGAACAGCTGGCAG GTTACATGTTCTTTGCATATCTGGATTCAAACGCCGTAAGCCTGAAGAAGTTGTTAAGAAACAGATAGAGGAGAAATTCAAAGAATGTAATCTTGAGAATGTAATCTTGCCGAAAAATGAGGAAACCGGTCGTTTATTAGG tAGGTTTGGTTACATAGTTATGGAGGTGGAAGGGGCACGCAAGGCAATAGAGATGAATTCAACTTCCTTGGGAACACGAACGATTACTGTTGAGAAGATTGATCCAACAAGTGGACTTAAGGCTTTAATAAGGTCTGACCATTAG
- the LOC104722196 gene encoding FK506-binding protein 4-like isoform X1, producing MVFGDFQDGDSNATKSQVKEKDEDEEMGSGNDDDFGEMYESAQKLNDLVQSTDFLTKSDLKKFASNPTRSFTRKEEEEEEEEEEEEEEDGEFVSLTDATVSTRDINAKEKDIIKFFKDKCQIKVLVVGVRRNTDDEGELIGYDARIKFPSIEKLKEGLKFNGEIMGEEPLFICRTAGRLHVLCISGFKRRKPEEVVKKQIEEKFKECNLENVILPKNEETGRLLGRFGYIVMEVEGARKAIEMNSTSLGTRTITVEKIDPTSGLKALIRSDH from the exons ATGGTTTTTGGGGATTTTCAGGATGGAGACTCTAACGCGACCAAATCTCAGGTTAAG GAaaaggatgaagatgaagaaatgggTTCGGGAAAT gATGATGATTTCGGAGAGATGTACGAGTCTGcacaaaaattaaatgatttagtGCAGTCTACtgattttttaacaaaatcagaTTTGAAGAAATTCGCATCAAACCCAACTCGGTCTTTTACTcgcaaggaagaagaagaagaagaagaagaagaagaagaagaagaagaagatggagaatttGTTTCG cTTACAGATGCAACCGTTAGTACACGAGACATCAATGCTAAAGAAAAAGATAT TATAAAGTTCTTTAAAGATAAATGCCAGATCAAAGTTCTTGTGGTTGGTGTAAGACGTAATACTGACGATGAAGGCGAGTTGATTGGGTATGATGCTCGTATCAAGTTCCCCTCTATTGAAAAGTTAAAAGAAGGCTTAAAGTTTAATGGAGAAATAATGGGCGAAGAGCCTTTGTTCATATGTAGAACAGCTGGCAG GTTACATGTTCTTTGCATATCTGGATTCAAACGCCGTAAGCCTGAAGAAGTTGTTAAGAAACAGATAGAGGAGAAATTCAAAGAATGTAATCTTGAGAATGTAATCTTGCCGAAAAATGAGGAAACCGGTCGTTTATTAGG tAGGTTTGGTTACATAGTTATGGAGGTGGAAGGGGCACGCAAGGCAATAGAGATGAATTCAACTTCCTTGGGAACACGAACGATTACTGTTGAGAAGATTGATCCAACAAGTGGACTTAAGGCTTTAATAAGGTCTGACCATTAG
- the LOC104722196 gene encoding FK506-binding protein 4-like isoform X2, translating to MVFGDFQDGDSNATKSQVKEKDEDEEMGSGNDDDFGEMYESAQKLNDLVQSTDFLTKSDLKKFASNPTRSFTRKEEEEEEEEEEEEEEDGEFVSLTDATVSTRDINAKEKDIIKFFKDKCQIKVLVVGVRRNTDDEGELIGYDARIKFPSIEKLKEGLKFNGEIMGEEPLFICRTAGRLHVLCISGFKRRKPEEVVKKQIEEKFKECNLENVILPKNEETGRLLGFGYIVMEVEGARKAIEMNSTSLGTRTITVEKIDPTSGLKALIRSDH from the exons ATGGTTTTTGGGGATTTTCAGGATGGAGACTCTAACGCGACCAAATCTCAGGTTAAG GAaaaggatgaagatgaagaaatgggTTCGGGAAAT gATGATGATTTCGGAGAGATGTACGAGTCTGcacaaaaattaaatgatttagtGCAGTCTACtgattttttaacaaaatcagaTTTGAAGAAATTCGCATCAAACCCAACTCGGTCTTTTACTcgcaaggaagaagaagaagaagaagaagaagaagaagaagaagaagaagatggagaatttGTTTCG cTTACAGATGCAACCGTTAGTACACGAGACATCAATGCTAAAGAAAAAGATAT TATAAAGTTCTTTAAAGATAAATGCCAGATCAAAGTTCTTGTGGTTGGTGTAAGACGTAATACTGACGATGAAGGCGAGTTGATTGGGTATGATGCTCGTATCAAGTTCCCCTCTATTGAAAAGTTAAAAGAAGGCTTAAAGTTTAATGGAGAAATAATGGGCGAAGAGCCTTTGTTCATATGTAGAACAGCTGGCAG GTTACATGTTCTTTGCATATCTGGATTCAAACGCCGTAAGCCTGAAGAAGTTGTTAAGAAACAGATAGAGGAGAAATTCAAAGAATGTAATCTTGAGAATGTAATCTTGCCGAAAAATGAGGAAACCGGTCGTTTATTAGG GTTTGGTTACATAGTTATGGAGGTGGAAGGGGCACGCAAGGCAATAGAGATGAATTCAACTTCCTTGGGAACACGAACGATTACTGTTGAGAAGATTGATCCAACAAGTGGACTTAAGGCTTTAATAAGGTCTGACCATTAG